One segment of Streptomyces sp. TG1A-8 DNA contains the following:
- a CDS encoding glutamate synthase subunit beta, giving the protein MADPKGFLNHGREVAKTRPVAERVKDWNEVYVPGSLLPIISKQAGRCMDCGIPFCHNGCPLGNLIPEWNDYAYREDWAAASERLHATNNFPEFTGRLCPAPCESACVLGINQPPVTIKNVEVSIIDKAWETGDVAPQIPERLSGKTVAVIGSGPSGLAAAQQLTRAGHTVAVYERADRVGGLLRYGIPEFKMEKRHINRRIEQMRAEGTRFRTGVEVGRDLKATDLRKRYDAVVVAAGATTARDLPVPGRELKGIHQAMEYLPLANKVQEGDYVTPPISAEGKHVVVIGGGDTGADCVGTAHRQGAASVTQLEIMPRPNEERHPVSQPWPTFPILYKVTSAHEEGGERIYSASTTHFEGDEDGNVQWLHLAEVEFVDGRLTQKPGTERKIPAQLVALAMGFTGTDRENGLVDQFGLELDERGNIARDADFQTNVPGVFVAGDAGRGQSLIVWAIAEGRSAARGVDRYLTGASDLPAPVRPTDRALTV; this is encoded by the coding sequence ATGGCTGACCCGAAGGGCTTCCTGAACCACGGCCGTGAGGTCGCCAAGACCCGCCCCGTCGCCGAGCGGGTCAAGGACTGGAACGAGGTCTACGTCCCCGGCTCCCTGCTGCCGATCATCAGCAAGCAGGCCGGCCGCTGCATGGACTGCGGCATCCCGTTCTGCCACAACGGCTGTCCGCTGGGGAACCTGATCCCCGAGTGGAACGACTACGCCTACCGCGAGGACTGGGCGGCGGCCTCGGAGCGCCTGCACGCCACGAACAACTTCCCGGAGTTCACCGGCCGCCTCTGCCCGGCTCCTTGCGAGTCGGCGTGCGTGCTCGGCATCAACCAGCCGCCGGTCACCATCAAGAACGTCGAGGTCTCGATCATCGACAAGGCGTGGGAGACCGGGGACGTCGCCCCGCAGATCCCCGAGCGCCTGTCCGGCAAGACGGTCGCGGTCATCGGCTCGGGCCCCTCGGGCCTGGCCGCCGCCCAGCAGCTGACCCGGGCCGGCCACACGGTCGCCGTCTACGAGCGCGCGGACCGCGTCGGGGGCCTCCTGCGGTACGGCATCCCCGAGTTCAAGATGGAGAAGCGGCACATCAACCGCCGCATCGAGCAGATGCGCGCGGAGGGCACCCGCTTCCGCACCGGCGTCGAGGTCGGCCGCGACCTGAAGGCGACCGACCTCAGGAAGCGGTACGACGCGGTCGTCGTCGCCGCCGGCGCCACCACCGCCCGCGACCTGCCGGTCCCCGGTCGTGAGCTCAAGGGCATCCACCAGGCGATGGAGTACCTGCCGCTGGCCAACAAGGTCCAGGAGGGCGACTACGTCACCCCGCCGATCTCGGCCGAGGGCAAGCACGTCGTCGTCATCGGCGGCGGCGACACCGGCGCCGACTGCGTGGGCACCGCCCACCGCCAGGGCGCGGCCTCCGTCACCCAGCTGGAGATCATGCCCCGCCCGAACGAGGAGCGGCACCCGGTCAGCCAGCCCTGGCCGACCTTCCCGATCCTGTACAAGGTCACCTCGGCCCACGAGGAGGGCGGCGAGCGGATCTACTCCGCCTCCACCACCCACTTCGAGGGCGACGAGGACGGCAACGTGCAGTGGCTGCACCTGGCCGAGGTCGAGTTCGTCGACGGCAGGCTGACGCAGAAGCCGGGCACCGAACGCAAGATCCCGGCCCAGCTGGTCGCCCTCGCCATGGGCTTCACCGGCACGGACCGCGAGAACGGCCTCGTGGACCAGTTCGGCCTGGAACTGGACGAGCGCGGCAACATCGCCCGCGACGCCGACTTCCAGACCAACGTGCCGGGCGTGTTCGTCGCCGGCGACGCCGGCCGCGGCCAGTCGCTCATCGTCTGGGCCATCGCGGAGGGCCGCTCGGCCGCCCGTGGCGTCGACCGCTACCTGACCGGGGCCAGTGACCTGCCGGCCCCCGTCCGCCCGACGGACCGCGCCCTGACGGTCTGA
- a CDS encoding chorismate mutase — protein MTISNTGTGDVDPAVRQELERLRESIDNIDAAVVHMLAERFKCTQQVGRLKAAHQLPPADPAREARQIERLRTLAENARLDPAFAEKFLNFIIAEVIRHHERIADDTAHEQPASAG, from the coding sequence ATGACCATCAGCAACACCGGCACCGGTGACGTGGACCCCGCCGTCCGCCAGGAACTGGAGCGGCTGCGCGAGAGCATCGACAACATCGACGCGGCCGTCGTCCACATGCTCGCCGAACGCTTCAAGTGCACCCAGCAGGTCGGCCGGCTCAAGGCGGCGCACCAGCTGCCGCCCGCCGACCCGGCCCGCGAGGCCCGGCAGATCGAACGGCTGCGCACCCTCGCCGAGAACGCCCGCCTCGACCCGGCCTTCGCCGAGAAGTTCCTGAACTTCATCATCGCCGAGGTGATCCGGCACCACGAACGCATCGCCGACGACACCGCCCACGAGCAACCGGCGTCGGCCGGCTGA